A single window of Fibrobacter sp. DNA harbors:
- a CDS encoding DEAD/DEAH box helicase, translating into MKQGTEERIPEENIDPKSKIAQEANAFLNAIAGGADEDEADEAAFLALNPNGVVVDEDGDVLRKGPKSAIEIGTKVEFEDGEVEQDDEDYAESKKDCAESAAAKVAEALPEEPAVETADEIVEPAVGASDDEEPAEDAGDESLVTFDDLGLIPEVLEAVKKAGYETPSPIQAKAIPALLQGANLLGTAQTGTGKTAAFSLPLLSRLQFNGHETSMLVLTPTRELAIQVAEAIQQYAVKMPKVHVVPVYGGQDIAIQMRALKRQANIIVATPGRLIDHIKRGSIVLSGVKAIVLDEADEMLDMGFMEDVETILKEIPADAQRALFSATMPADVKKIIEQHLGEYEEARIEGKTTTVENIRQRFLLVKSEHKIEALARVLEGEDFDGVLIFVRTKQNTTEVAEKLESRGFNVAPLNGDLAQSMRERTINRLKMGKLDIVVATDVAARGIDVDRISLVVNYDIPYDTESYVHRIGRTGRAGRSGNAILFITPRERRLLKTIEKATRQPIEAMAMPTSEQISEKRVSAFKNKVKSVVSYGELDKFKALVRAMVEEGCNMENGVVLEDGSVREMTAEDVAAAVIKMYQKKQPLFPELAPLDTPKERREKKLGGRDFLGRDSERAAGEFSGEEKSRLRKERKEGNNGVEEGFLRYYMGVGRMDRVTPKDIVGAIAGEGNISSSNIGRIKLFDRFSTVELPETLPQEVLDILSGMTIRGNDSRFRLMTDEPPTGPRESREGRRGFHRDGDRRGRKFEGDRPFENRRARREKMFGDRKFGNREDRPFRKEHDERGFGDKPFRKTRRFGRV; encoded by the coding sequence ATGAAGCAAGGTACCGAAGAACGTATCCCTGAAGAAAATATCGATCCGAAATCCAAGATTGCGCAGGAGGCGAATGCCTTCTTGAATGCCATCGCTGGTGGCGCCGACGAAGACGAGGCGGACGAAGCCGCGTTCCTCGCGTTGAATCCGAACGGTGTCGTTGTCGATGAAGACGGCGACGTGCTCAGGAAGGGACCGAAGTCCGCTATCGAGATCGGCACGAAGGTCGAGTTCGAAGATGGCGAGGTCGAACAGGACGATGAAGATTACGCGGAATCCAAGAAGGATTGCGCCGAAAGTGCCGCTGCGAAAGTTGCGGAGGCGTTGCCCGAGGAACCCGCTGTAGAAACCGCAGATGAAATTGTGGAACCTGCCGTCGGCGCGTCCGATGATGAGGAACCTGCTGAAGATGCCGGCGATGAGTCGCTTGTTACCTTCGACGACCTGGGGCTTATTCCCGAGGTGCTCGAGGCGGTGAAGAAGGCCGGTTACGAGACTCCGTCCCCGATTCAGGCGAAGGCTATCCCCGCATTGTTGCAGGGAGCGAACCTGCTGGGAACGGCCCAGACGGGTACGGGAAAGACGGCCGCGTTCTCGCTGCCGCTCCTTTCGAGACTGCAGTTCAACGGGCACGAGACGTCGATGCTCGTTCTCACGCCGACGCGTGAACTTGCCATCCAGGTGGCGGAAGCTATCCAGCAGTATGCGGTCAAGATGCCGAAGGTCCACGTGGTTCCGGTTTACGGCGGGCAGGATATCGCCATCCAGATGCGTGCGCTCAAGCGCCAGGCGAACATCATCGTCGCAACTCCGGGCCGCCTTATCGACCACATCAAGCGCGGTTCCATCGTGCTTTCGGGTGTGAAGGCCATCGTGCTCGACGAGGCCGACGAAATGCTCGACATGGGATTCATGGAAGACGTGGAGACCATTCTCAAGGAAATTCCCGCCGATGCCCAGCGCGCTCTTTTCAGTGCGACCATGCCGGCTGACGTGAAGAAGATTATTGAACAGCACCTGGGTGAATACGAAGAGGCGCGCATCGAAGGCAAGACGACGACGGTGGAAAATATTCGTCAGCGCTTCTTGCTGGTGAAAAGCGAACACAAGATCGAGGCGCTTGCCCGCGTGCTCGAAGGTGAAGATTTTGATGGCGTGCTGATTTTTGTGCGCACCAAGCAGAACACCACCGAAGTCGCCGAGAAGTTGGAAAGTCGCGGCTTCAACGTGGCTCCGCTCAACGGTGACCTTGCGCAGTCGATGCGCGAACGCACCATCAACCGTCTCAAGATGGGCAAGCTCGATATTGTCGTCGCCACCGACGTGGCCGCCCGCGGTATCGACGTGGACCGCATCTCGCTCGTGGTGAACTACGACATTCCTTACGATACGGAATCCTACGTGCACCGCATTGGCCGCACGGGTCGTGCGGGCAGGAGCGGTAACGCCATCTTGTTCATCACCCCGCGCGAACGTCGCCTGTTGAAGACGATCGAAAAGGCTACCCGCCAGCCCATCGAGGCGATGGCGATGCCGACTTCTGAACAAATTAGCGAAAAGCGCGTCAGTGCGTTCAAGAACAAGGTGAAGAGCGTCGTGAGCTACGGCGAACTCGACAAGTTCAAGGCTCTTGTCCGAGCGATGGTTGAGGAAGGCTGCAACATGGAAAACGGCGTGGTGCTCGAAGACGGTTCCGTTCGCGAAATGACCGCCGAAGATGTCGCCGCCGCTGTCATCAAGATGTACCAGAAGAAGCAGCCGTTGTTCCCGGAACTCGCTCCGCTCGATACGCCGAAGGAACGCCGTGAAAAGAAGCTCGGGGGGAGGGATTTCCTTGGGCGCGATTCCGAAAGGGCCGCCGGTGAATTCAGCGGCGAAGAAAAGAGCCGCCTGCGTAAGGAACGCAAGGAAGGCAACAACGGGGTCGAGGAAGGGTTCTTGCGCTACTACATGGGCGTCGGCCGCATGGACCGCGTTACCCCGAAGGACATCGTGGGCGCCATCGCTGGCGAAGGCAACATCAGCAGCAGCAACATCGGGCGCATCAAGCTCTTCGACAGGTTCAGTACCGTCGAACTGCCCGAGACGCTCCCGCAAGAAGTTTTGGACATCCTCTCCGGGATGACGATTCGCGGGAACGATTCTCGCTTCCGTTTGATGACCGACGAACCGCCTACCGGCCCGCGTGAAAGTCGTGAAGGCCGCCGCGGGTTCCATCGCGATGGCGACCGTCGTGGGCGCAAGTTCGAAGGCGACCGCCCGTTCGAAAACCGCAGGGCCCGCCGCGAAAAGATGTTCGGCGACCGCAAGTTCGGCAATCGCGAAGACCGCCCGTTCCGCAAGGAACACGACGAACGCGGTTTCGGCGACAAGCCTTTCCGCAAGACCCGCCGTTTCGGACGCGTGTAG
- a CDS encoding pitrilysin family protein: MKQIVKKTVLDNGITILSDYMPHAYSVAMGVWIPRGSRHEAKDEFGLSHFYEHLVFKGTENRTALEIARSVEDKGGNLEAYTTRQETGFYAQIERSHLPLAVDVIADMLMHPRMDKKEMEKERRVIIEEIHSYDDIPEEIVGDVFNAIHFKGCGIAHSITGNIKQVKALTHKQMLKYRAQVTDEIPLLVCASGKVNHEELVQLCAEKFAQKKTRGVLPADAYRAHNSVKVVQKQDIAQSNLFWGLSFDRNLMDERGRCALSLFNVAMGAGMASRLFQKIREDKGLAYSVYSTADIYCDCTDWGVSLATEPHQLKTALELSLNETRNFLKRGFNKGEFERTKTNILGGMYLGADSPEKRVVRMAEQTLHLGEFHTMEHSEKIITSMTEEEVVATTNKLFNAAKFSAAVIEPAGRKKTELDVDFF; this comes from the coding sequence ATGAAGCAGATTGTAAAGAAGACAGTTCTCGATAACGGTATCACCATTCTTTCGGACTATATGCCGCATGCCTATTCCGTGGCCATGGGCGTATGGATTCCGCGCGGGAGCCGTCACGAGGCAAAAGACGAATTTGGGCTGAGCCACTTTTACGAACACCTGGTGTTCAAGGGAACCGAAAACCGCACCGCGCTTGAAATTGCTCGTTCCGTCGAGGACAAGGGCGGAAACCTGGAAGCCTATACCACAAGGCAGGAGACCGGGTTCTACGCGCAGATTGAACGCAGCCACCTTCCGCTCGCCGTCGACGTGATCGCGGACATGCTCATGCATCCGCGCATGGACAAGAAGGAGATGGAGAAGGAACGCCGCGTCATCATCGAGGAAATCCACAGCTACGACGACATTCCCGAAGAAATCGTGGGCGACGTGTTCAACGCAATTCACTTCAAGGGTTGCGGCATCGCGCATTCCATTACCGGGAACATCAAGCAGGTAAAGGCCCTCACGCACAAGCAGATGCTCAAGTACAGGGCGCAGGTGACGGACGAAATCCCGCTGCTCGTTTGCGCTTCGGGCAAGGTCAATCATGAAGAGCTCGTGCAACTTTGTGCTGAAAAATTTGCGCAGAAAAAGACTCGCGGCGTATTGCCCGCAGATGCTTACCGGGCGCACAACAGCGTGAAGGTCGTGCAGAAGCAGGACATCGCGCAGTCGAACCTTTTCTGGGGCCTGAGCTTTGACCGCAACTTGATGGACGAGCGCGGACGTTGCGCCCTTTCGCTGTTCAACGTGGCGATGGGTGCGGGCATGGCGAGCCGCCTGTTCCAGAAAATTCGCGAAGACAAGGGACTCGCTTATTCCGTGTATTCCACTGCGGACATCTACTGCGATTGCACCGACTGGGGCGTATCGCTTGCCACCGAACCGCACCAGCTCAAGACGGCGCTCGAGCTTTCGCTGAACGAGACCCGCAACTTTTTGAAACGCGGATTCAACAAGGGTGAATTTGAACGCACCAAGACGAACATCCTGGGCGGCATGTACCTCGGCGCCGACAGCCCCGAGAAGCGCGTTGTCCGCATGGCGGAACAGACCTTGCATCTCGGTGAATTCCACACGATGGAACACTCCGAAAAAATCATCACCTCCATGACAGAGGAAGAAGTCGTCGCGACTACGAACAAGCTGTTCAACGCCGCGAAGTTCTCCGCCGCAGTCATCGAGCCCGCCGGCCGCAAGAAGACCGAACTGGACGTAGACTTTTTCTAA
- the rplT gene encoding 50S ribosomal protein L20, producing MPRAKTRVPSRERRKKILKAAKGFYGRRKSNLRLAIDAVAHAGQYAYAHRRDKKGAFRSLWIVRLNAAVREYGISYSQFIYKLSKAGIQMNRKVLADMAVADPEAFAKVVEVVKAA from the coding sequence ATGCCACGCGCTAAAACCAGAGTTCCTTCCCGCGAACGCCGCAAAAAAATCCTCAAGGCCGCCAAGGGCTTCTACGGCCGTCGCAAGTCGAACCTTCGCCTTGCCATCGACGCAGTCGCCCATGCTGGTCAGTATGCCTACGCTCACCGCCGCGACAAGAAAGGCGCTTTCCGCTCTCTGTGGATTGTCCGTCTCAATGCCGCTGTCCGTGAATACGGCATCAGCTACAGCCAGTTCATTTACAAGCTTTCCAAGGCTGGTATCCAGATGAACCGCAAGGTTCTTGCTGATATGGCCGTCGCCGATCCTGAAGCTTTCGCCAAGGTCGTCGAAGTCGTGAAGGCTGCTTAA
- the rpmI gene encoding 50S ribosomal protein L35, producing MPKMKTHSGAKKRFRVTGSGHVKFKRAGMRHIQAKMTTKRKRNLRKGALVKKVDTYHVKRLLVVA from the coding sequence ATGCCTAAAATGAAAACACACAGCGGTGCTAAGAAGCGCTTCCGCGTGACGGGTTCCGGCCACGTCAAGTTCAAGCGCGCTGGTATGCGCCACATTCAAGCCAAGATGACCACCAAGCGTAAGCGTAACCTGCGTAAGGGCGCTCTCGTCAAGAAGGTCGATACCTATCACGTCAAGCGTCTGCTTGTAGTAGCATAA
- the infC gene encoding translation initiation factor IF-3: MFPNPRDRRMPNRPSDGTRTNEDIHISPIRLVKENGEAVIIETSKALQMAKDAGLDLVEVSPNAKPPVCRIINYGKYKFEQVKKAKAAKAKQHVVKLKEIKMHPKTAENDYQYRIKQAGEFLQDGMKVKLIMQFRGREMAHMDYGKRLMERAKEDLAPFGDLEMDSRVEGNTMLSIYGPKRGAGSAKKQDQAPKPATEPEAAGEA, from the coding sequence TTGTTCCCCAATCCGCGCGATCGCCGCATGCCCAACCGTCCCAGCGATGGGACACGCACAAACGAAGACATCCACATTTCCCCGATTAGACTCGTGAAGGAAAATGGAGAAGCCGTCATCATCGAGACGAGCAAGGCGCTGCAGATGGCGAAGGACGCCGGACTGGACCTGGTGGAAGTCTCCCCGAACGCCAAGCCGCCCGTATGCCGCATCATCAACTACGGCAAGTACAAGTTCGAGCAGGTGAAGAAGGCGAAGGCAGCCAAGGCCAAGCAGCACGTGGTGAAGCTGAAGGAAATCAAGATGCACCCGAAGACTGCGGAGAACGACTACCAGTACAGGATCAAGCAGGCTGGCGAGTTCTTGCAGGACGGTATGAAGGTGAAGCTTATCATGCAGTTCCGTGGGCGCGAAATGGCGCACATGGACTACGGCAAGCGCCTGATGGAACGCGCCAAGGAAGACCTGGCCCCATTCGGCGATTTGGAAATGGATTCGCGGGTGGAAGGCAACACTATGCTTTCTATCTACGGTCCTAAACGTGGTGCTGGTTCCGCCAAAAAGCAGGACCAGGCACCGAAGCCCGCAACCGAGCCAGAGGCAGCAGGTGAGGCTTAA